A region from the Saccharomonospora azurea NA-128 genome encodes:
- a CDS encoding anthrone oxygenase family protein, translating into MIDSVLLSDPRLMLTVAAAVGSGVVAGVLFAFSAFVMRGLSTLQAEAGVAAMRAINAAALRPPFLSVFVGTALLAPLPAVLSLLGNGDSLALSVAGAALYVGGTVGITRIAHLPRNWALDNAPDGSEAVRVWARYVREWTRWNHVRAAASAAASIVFTVILVGG; encoded by the coding sequence GTGATCGACTCGGTGTTGCTGTCCGACCCTCGCCTGATGCTGACCGTGGCCGCCGCTGTGGGTAGCGGTGTGGTGGCGGGGGTGCTCTTCGCCTTCTCGGCGTTCGTGATGCGCGGACTGTCGACCCTGCAGGCCGAGGCCGGGGTGGCCGCCATGCGCGCGATCAACGCTGCCGCGCTGCGCCCGCCGTTTCTGTCGGTGTTCGTCGGTACGGCGTTGCTCGCGCCGCTACCCGCGGTGCTCTCGCTGCTCGGAAACGGGGATTCGCTCGCGCTGTCGGTGGCCGGGGCCGCACTCTACGTCGGCGGAACGGTGGGAATTACCAGAATCGCCCACCTGCCCAGGAATTGGGCACTCGACAATGCTCCGGATGGATCGGAAGCAGTGCGAGTCTGGGCGCGTTACGTGAGGGAGTGGACGCGCTGGAACCACGTCCGGGCGGCGGCCTCGGCGGCAGCGTCCATTGTGTTCACTGTGATTCTCGTCGGCGGTTGA
- a CDS encoding methylenetetrahydrofolate reductase, protein MRTVVDRLTSGRRPTFSVEFFPPRDEADEAILWRSIRELEPLDPAYVSITYGAGGTSREGTIRNIARVATDTTLVPMAHLTAVDHSVAELRHVIGHFAAVGVRNILALRGDPPGNPMGEWVAHPRGLTYAEELVRLVRELGDFCVGVSAFPYGHPRSTDLETDTHYLVRKLDAGADFAIAQLFFEADDFLRLRDRVAAAGSDALMLPGIMPLTTPRTWRKTIELSGATPPRWLVERLEPLSDDPKAFRAEGLDVITELCEQLLAEGVPELHFYTFNRSKATRELVDRLGLRAPRTQAAVTGA, encoded by the coding sequence GTGCGGACGGTAGTCGACCGGCTGACCAGCGGACGGCGTCCGACGTTCTCGGTGGAGTTCTTCCCACCCCGCGACGAGGCGGACGAAGCGATCCTGTGGCGGTCGATCCGCGAGTTGGAGCCGCTCGACCCCGCGTACGTGTCGATCACGTACGGCGCGGGCGGGACCAGTCGCGAGGGCACCATCCGCAACATCGCCCGTGTCGCCACCGACACGACGCTCGTGCCGATGGCGCACCTCACGGCCGTCGATCACTCCGTGGCGGAACTGCGCCATGTGATCGGCCACTTCGCCGCGGTGGGCGTGCGCAACATCCTCGCGCTGCGCGGGGACCCTCCGGGCAATCCGATGGGGGAGTGGGTGGCCCACCCGCGGGGCCTGACCTACGCCGAGGAGCTCGTGCGGCTCGTGCGCGAGCTGGGGGACTTCTGCGTGGGGGTGTCGGCGTTCCCGTACGGCCACCCGCGCTCGACGGATCTGGAGACCGACACCCACTACCTCGTGCGCAAGCTCGACGCGGGTGCCGACTTCGCCATCGCGCAGCTGTTCTTCGAGGCCGACGACTTCCTGCGACTGCGTGATCGGGTGGCCGCGGCGGGAAGCGACGCGCTCATGCTGCCCGGCATCATGCCGCTCACCACGCCCCGGACCTGGCGCAAGACCATCGAGTTGTCGGGGGCGACACCCCCGCGATGGTTGGTCGAGCGTCTCGAACCGCTCAGCGACGATCCGAAGGCCTTCCGGGCCGAGGGGCTCGACGTGATCACGGAGCTGTGTGAGCAGTTGCTCGCCGAGGGTGTACCGGAGCTGCACTTCTACACGTTCAACCGCTCGAAGGCGACCCGGGAGCTGGTGGACCGGCTCGGACTGCGGGCTCCGCGCACACAGGCCGCCGTCACCGGAGCATGA
- the ahcY gene encoding adenosylhomocysteinase translates to MSAKLQKVNGLEFAVADLSLAEAGRHQIRLAEHEMPGLMATRKEYAAEQPLKGAKIAGSLHMTVQTAVLIETLVELGAEVRWVSCNIFSTQDEAAAAVVVGKNGTPDNPQGVPVFAWKGETLEDYWWCTDQLFRFGEDGPNMILDDGGDATLLVHKGVEFEAAGAVPEASEDDSEEYRVILETLRRSLAEDSGRFGRIAKNIRGVTEETTTGVHRLYEFARGGDLLFPAINVNDSVTKSKFDNKYGCRHSLIDGINRATDTLIGGKVAVVCGYGDVGKGSAESLRGQGARVIVTEIDPICALQAAMDGYQVALLEDVVEIADIFVTTTGNFNIITAEHMARMKHQAIVGNIGHFDNEIDVAGLEKIPGIKSVEIKPQVDEYTFPDGHSIILLSKGRLLNLGNATGHPSFVMSNSFTNQVMAQIELFTKPGEYDKQVYVLPKKLDEKVARLHLDALGVKLTKLTKEQADYIGVDVEGPYKPDHYRY, encoded by the coding sequence ATGAGCGCGAAGTTGCAGAAGGTGAACGGCCTCGAGTTCGCCGTCGCCGATCTGTCGTTGGCCGAGGCGGGCAGGCACCAGATCCGGCTGGCGGAGCACGAGATGCCCGGCCTGATGGCGACTCGCAAGGAGTACGCGGCCGAGCAGCCGCTGAAGGGCGCGAAGATCGCCGGTTCGCTGCACATGACCGTGCAGACCGCGGTGCTGATCGAGACGCTCGTGGAGCTCGGCGCCGAGGTGCGCTGGGTGTCCTGCAACATCTTCTCCACCCAGGACGAGGCCGCCGCCGCCGTGGTGGTGGGCAAGAACGGCACGCCGGACAACCCGCAGGGTGTGCCCGTGTTCGCGTGGAAGGGCGAGACGCTCGAGGACTACTGGTGGTGCACCGACCAGCTGTTCCGCTTCGGCGAGGACGGCCCGAACATGATCCTCGACGACGGCGGTGACGCCACCCTGCTCGTCCACAAGGGCGTCGAGTTCGAGGCGGCCGGTGCGGTGCCCGAGGCTTCCGAGGACGACAGCGAGGAGTACCGGGTCATCCTGGAGACCCTGCGCCGCAGCCTCGCCGAGGACTCCGGCCGGTTCGGCCGCATCGCGAAGAACATCCGGGGCGTCACCGAGGAGACCACCACCGGTGTGCACCGCCTGTACGAGTTCGCTCGCGGTGGCGACCTGCTGTTCCCCGCGATCAACGTCAACGACTCGGTGACCAAGTCGAAGTTCGACAACAAGTACGGCTGTCGGCACTCCCTCATCGACGGCATCAACCGGGCCACCGACACGCTCATCGGCGGCAAGGTGGCCGTGGTGTGCGGCTACGGTGACGTGGGCAAGGGCAGCGCCGAGTCGCTGCGCGGCCAGGGCGCCCGGGTGATCGTCACGGAGATCGACCCGATCTGCGCGCTGCAGGCGGCGATGGACGGCTACCAGGTCGCGCTGCTTGAGGACGTCGTCGAGATCGCCGACATCTTCGTCACCACCACCGGGAACTTCAACATCATCACCGCCGAGCACATGGCTCGGATGAAGCACCAGGCGATCGTCGGCAACATCGGTCACTTCGACAACGAGATCGACGTCGCGGGGCTGGAGAAGATCCCGGGCATCAAGAGCGTCGAGATCAAGCCGCAGGTCGACGAGTACACCTTCCCCGACGGGCACTCGATCATCCTGCTCAGCAAGGGCCGGCTGCTGAACCTGGGCAACGCGACCGGACATCCGAGCTTCGTGATGTCGAACAGCTTCACCAACCAGGTCATGGCCCAGATCGAACTGTTCACGAAGCCCGGCGAGTACGACAAGCAGGTCTACGTCCTGCCCAAGAAGCTCGACGAGAAGGTCGCGCGCCTGCACCTCGACGCCCTCGGCGTCAAGCTCACCAAGCTCACCAAGGAGCAGGCCGACTACATCGGCGTCGACGTGGAAGGGCCGTACAAGCCCGACCACTATCGCTACTGA
- the metH gene encoding methionine synthase: MDSRFLVELDRRILVADGGMGTALQEFDLSLDDFDNLEGCNEVLNDTRPDVVSTVHRGFLEAGCDAIETNTFGTNYGNFGEYGILDRIRELAEKGTTLARRCADEYATPEKPRFVLGSMGPGTKLPTLGHAPYHVLRDAYVENALGMLDGGVDAVLVETSQDLLQTKAAIVGAKRAMAQAGRRVPLIAQVTVEQTGTMLVGSEIGAALTALEPLGIDLIGMNCATGPAEMSEHLRVLADHASVPISVMPNAGLPELGPKGAVYPLRPDELAEALATFVRDFGVRLVGGCCGTTAEHVRAVVEAVSSLPPRQREPRIQPALSSVYQPVPFEQDASILNVGERTNANGSKKFREAMLEERYDDCVEIAKAQTREGAHVLDLCVDYVGRDGTRDMAELASRLATASTLPVMVDSTEPDVVRTGLEHLGGRCAINSVNYEDGTGPDSRYQRVLELAVEHGAAVVVTCIDEEGQARTADWKVRVAERAIEDLTTNWGLSLSSIIIDCLVFPITTGQEEVRKDALETIEAIRRLKQRHPGVLTTLGLSNVSFGLNPAARQVLNSVFLHECRQAGLDSAILNSSKIVPMNKIDDEAREVALDLVYDRRREGYDPLQRLMQLFEGKTASSARESRAEELAKLPLLERLEKRIVEGESTGLEADLEAAMQQKKPIDIINENLLAGMKTVGDLFGSGQMQLPFVLQSAEVMKTAVAYLEPHMEKTDTDGKGKLLLATVKGDVHDIGKNLVDIIVSNNGYDVVNIGIKQPINAILEAAEENRVDAIGMSGLLVKSTVIMKDNLQEMNARGVATKYPVLLGGAALTRTYVENDLDEVYQGDVHYAKDAFEGLRLMDRVMAVKRGEATEEDEAERAKRAERKARRERSLRIAEKRKAEQGTEPSLDDTTRSDVDLDVDVPTPPFWGSRVVKGIAVADYLALLDERATFLGQWGLRGARKGEGPSYEELVESEGRPRLRAWIDDLSTRGVLAHAALVYGYFPCYSDGNDLVVLEKDEPDALERLRFRFPRQRRDRRLCLADFFRSRQKAEETGQVDVLPVQLVTMGQPIADHANELFARNAYRDYLEIHGLGVQLTEALAEYWHRRIREELRFSSGTPVAAEDPDDVEEYFKLGYRGARFSFGYGACPDLEDRAKIVELLDAERIGVALSEEFQLHPEQSTDAIVAHHPEAKYFNT, from the coding sequence ATGGACAGTCGGTTTCTCGTCGAACTGGACCGGCGGATCCTCGTCGCGGACGGCGGGATGGGTACCGCCCTCCAGGAATTCGACCTGTCGCTCGATGACTTCGACAACCTCGAAGGCTGCAACGAGGTCCTCAACGACACGCGTCCCGACGTCGTGTCGACCGTGCACCGGGGGTTCCTCGAAGCTGGGTGCGACGCGATCGAGACCAACACGTTCGGCACGAACTACGGCAACTTCGGCGAGTACGGGATCCTCGACCGTATTCGTGAGCTGGCCGAGAAGGGGACGACGCTGGCTCGGCGGTGCGCCGACGAGTACGCGACACCCGAGAAGCCTCGGTTCGTGCTGGGGTCGATGGGGCCGGGCACGAAGCTGCCCACGCTCGGTCACGCGCCTTACCACGTGTTGCGCGACGCCTATGTCGAGAACGCGTTGGGGATGCTGGACGGCGGCGTGGACGCCGTGCTCGTCGAGACGTCGCAGGACCTGCTGCAGACCAAGGCGGCCATCGTCGGCGCGAAGCGTGCGATGGCCCAGGCCGGACGACGGGTGCCGCTCATCGCGCAGGTGACGGTCGAGCAGACGGGCACGATGCTCGTCGGCTCGGAGATCGGCGCGGCGCTCACGGCACTGGAGCCGCTCGGTATCGACCTGATCGGCATGAACTGCGCCACCGGTCCGGCCGAGATGAGTGAGCACCTGCGCGTGCTGGCCGACCACGCGAGTGTGCCGATCTCGGTGATGCCCAACGCCGGACTCCCGGAACTCGGTCCGAAGGGCGCGGTCTACCCGCTGCGCCCGGACGAGCTGGCCGAGGCGCTGGCCACGTTCGTCAGGGACTTCGGGGTCCGCCTGGTGGGCGGGTGCTGCGGGACGACGGCCGAGCATGTGCGGGCGGTCGTCGAGGCGGTGTCGTCCCTGCCGCCGCGGCAACGCGAGCCGCGGATCCAGCCGGCCCTGTCGTCGGTGTACCAGCCGGTGCCGTTCGAGCAGGACGCCTCGATTCTCAACGTGGGCGAGCGCACCAACGCCAATGGCTCGAAGAAGTTCCGCGAGGCGATGCTCGAGGAGCGCTACGACGACTGTGTCGAGATCGCCAAGGCGCAGACACGGGAAGGCGCGCACGTGCTCGACCTGTGCGTCGACTACGTGGGGCGTGACGGGACGCGCGACATGGCCGAGCTGGCCTCCCGCCTGGCGACGGCGTCCACGCTGCCGGTCATGGTCGACTCGACCGAGCCCGACGTCGTGCGCACCGGTCTCGAACACCTCGGCGGACGCTGCGCGATCAACTCCGTCAACTACGAGGACGGCACCGGCCCGGACAGCCGCTACCAGCGGGTTCTGGAGCTCGCGGTCGAGCACGGGGCGGCCGTGGTCGTCACGTGCATCGACGAGGAGGGGCAGGCTCGGACCGCCGACTGGAAGGTGCGGGTGGCCGAGCGCGCGATCGAGGACCTCACCACGAACTGGGGCCTGTCGCTGTCGTCGATCATCATCGACTGCCTGGTCTTCCCGATCACGACAGGTCAGGAGGAGGTCCGCAAGGACGCGCTGGAGACGATCGAGGCGATCCGTCGACTGAAGCAGCGCCACCCGGGCGTCCTCACGACCCTGGGGCTGTCGAACGTGTCGTTCGGCCTCAACCCGGCTGCGCGGCAGGTGCTGAACTCGGTGTTCCTGCACGAATGCCGCCAGGCCGGGCTCGACTCGGCGATCCTGAACTCGTCGAAGATCGTGCCGATGAACAAGATCGACGACGAGGCCCGGGAGGTCGCGCTCGACCTCGTCTACGACCGGCGGCGCGAGGGCTACGACCCGTTGCAGCGGCTCATGCAGCTGTTCGAGGGCAAGACGGCGTCCTCGGCTCGCGAGTCCCGCGCGGAGGAACTGGCGAAACTGCCGCTGCTCGAACGGTTGGAGAAGCGCATCGTCGAGGGCGAGTCCACCGGGCTGGAAGCCGACCTCGAGGCGGCGATGCAGCAGAAGAAGCCGATCGACATCATCAACGAGAACCTGCTCGCCGGGATGAAGACCGTCGGCGACCTGTTCGGCTCGGGTCAGATGCAGCTGCCGTTCGTGCTGCAGTCCGCCGAGGTCATGAAGACAGCGGTGGCCTACCTCGAACCGCACATGGAGAAGACCGACACCGACGGCAAGGGCAAGCTGCTGCTGGCCACGGTCAAGGGCGACGTCCACGACATCGGCAAGAACCTGGTCGACATCATCGTGTCGAACAACGGCTACGACGTCGTGAACATCGGGATCAAGCAGCCGATCAACGCGATACTGGAGGCGGCGGAGGAGAACCGCGTCGACGCCATCGGGATGTCGGGCCTGCTGGTGAAGTCCACGGTGATCATGAAGGACAACCTGCAGGAGATGAACGCCCGCGGTGTCGCCACGAAGTACCCCGTGCTGCTCGGCGGGGCGGCGTTGACCCGCACGTACGTCGAGAACGACCTGGACGAGGTCTACCAGGGCGACGTCCACTACGCCAAGGACGCCTTCGAGGGCCTGCGGCTCATGGATCGCGTCATGGCCGTCAAGCGCGGTGAGGCCACCGAGGAGGACGAGGCCGAGCGGGCGAAGCGGGCCGAGCGCAAGGCCCGCCGCGAGCGCTCGCTGCGCATCGCCGAAAAGCGCAAGGCCGAGCAGGGCACGGAGCCCAGCCTCGACGACACCACCCGCTCCGACGTCGACCTCGACGTGGACGTGCCGACGCCGCCGTTCTGGGGGTCGAGGGTGGTCAAGGGCATCGCCGTGGCCGACTACCTGGCGCTGCTCGACGAACGTGCGACCTTCCTCGGGCAGTGGGGACTGCGGGGCGCGCGCAAGGGCGAGGGCCCGTCGTACGAGGAACTCGTCGAGAGCGAGGGCAGGCCGCGGCTGCGGGCCTGGATCGACGACCTGTCCACCCGCGGTGTGCTCGCGCACGCCGCACTCGTGTACGGCTACTTCCCCTGCTACTCCGACGGCAACGACCTCGTGGTGCTGGAGAAGGACGAGCCCGACGCGCTGGAGCGGCTGCGGTTCCGCTTCCCCCGGCAGCGGCGTGACCGCAGGCTGTGCCTCGCGGACTTCTTCCGGTCGCGGCAGAAGGCGGAGGAGACCGGCCAGGTCGACGTGCTGCCCGTTCAGCTCGTCACGATGGGCCAGCCCATCGCCGACCACGCGAACGAGCTGTTCGCTCGCAACGCCTACCGGGACTACCTGGAGATCCACGGGCTCGGCGTCCAGCTCACCGAGGCGCTGGCGGAGTACTGGCACCGCCGGATCCGCGAGGAGCTCCGGTTCTCCTCGGGGACGCCGGTCGCGGCCGAGGACCCCGACGACGTCGAGGAGTACTTCAAGCTGGGCTACCGCGGGGCACGGTTCTCGTTCGGCTACGGTGCTTGTCCCGACCTCGAGGACCGCGCGAAGATCGTGGAGCTGTTGGACGCCGAGCGCATCGGTGTCGCGTTGTCCGAGGAGTTCCAGCTGCATCCCGAGCAGTCGACGGATGCGATCGTGGCCCACCATCCCGAGGCCAAGTACTTCAACACCTGA
- a CDS encoding carbohydrate kinase family protein — MRIAVTGSIATDHLMVFPGTFSEQFVTDQLDKVSLSFLVDQLDIRRGGVAANISFGLGSLGMNPVLVGAVGKDFADYRSWLERHGVDTRSVHVSETKHTSRFLCTTDRAQAQIATFYAGAMEEARDIEIQAVADRVGALDLVIVAPNDPVAMVRHTEECRARGIPFAADPSQQLARMEGPDVRILVEGAAYLFTNEYETSLLLKATGWSEAEVLDRVGYWVKTFGPDGVRVESKDTEPLAVPAVKVDDEVDPTGVGDAFRAGFLWGLHAQLGLERSAQVGCTLAAIVLESVGTQEYTLDRADFSKRVATTYGNDAAAEIESKLRV, encoded by the coding sequence ATGCGCATCGCGGTGACCGGTTCCATCGCCACCGACCACCTCATGGTTTTCCCCGGTACGTTCTCCGAACAGTTCGTGACCGACCAGCTCGACAAGGTGTCGCTGTCGTTCCTGGTCGACCAGCTCGACATCCGTCGGGGCGGGGTGGCCGCCAACATCTCCTTCGGGCTCGGCAGCCTCGGCATGAATCCCGTGCTGGTGGGAGCCGTCGGCAAGGACTTCGCCGACTACCGCTCGTGGTTGGAGAGACACGGTGTCGACACCCGGTCGGTGCACGTCTCGGAGACCAAGCACACCTCGCGCTTCCTGTGCACCACCGACCGCGCGCAAGCGCAGATCGCGACCTTCTACGCCGGGGCGATGGAGGAGGCCCGCGACATCGAGATCCAGGCCGTCGCCGACCGCGTGGGCGCACTCGACCTGGTGATCGTCGCGCCGAACGACCCGGTGGCGATGGTGCGCCACACCGAGGAGTGCCGTGCCCGCGGCATCCCGTTCGCCGCGGACCCGTCCCAGCAGTTGGCGCGCATGGAGGGCCCGGACGTCCGCATCCTCGTGGAGGGGGCCGCCTACCTGTTCACGAACGAGTACGAGACCTCGCTGCTGCTCAAGGCGACGGGCTGGTCCGAGGCCGAGGTGCTGGACCGGGTCGGCTACTGGGTGAAGACCTTCGGCCCCGACGGCGTCCGGGTGGAGTCGAAGGACACCGAGCCCCTGGCGGTGCCCGCGGTCAAGGTCGACGACGAGGTCGACCCGACGGGAGTCGGTGACGCCTTCCGCGCCGGGTTCCTCTGGGGCCTGCACGCACAGCTCGGTCTGGAGCGATCCGCGCAGGTCGGGTGTACCCTTGCAGCCATCGTCCTCGAGTCGGTCGGTACGCAGGAATACACCCTCGATCGGGCGGATTTCTCCAAGCGGGTGGCGACGACCTACGGCAACGACGCCGCGGCCGAGATCGAATCCAAGCTGCGGGTGTGA
- the metK gene encoding methionine adenosyltransferase — protein MTANRRLFTSESVTEGHPDKMCDAISDTILDALLAADPRSRVAVESLITTGQVHVAGEVTTEAYVDVPTLVRDRILEIGYDSSAKGFDGASCGVNVAIGSQSPDIAQGVDTAYETRLDQALDELDRQGAGDQGLMFGYACSDTPELMPLPIALAHRLSRRLTEVRKDGTVPYLRPDGKTQVTIEYEGDRPVRLDTVVISSQHAEGIDLDGMLARDLVQHVIEPEVASLGLDASEPRTLINPTGRFVVGGPMGDAGLTGRKIIVDTYGGMARHGGGAFSGKDPSKVDRSAAYAMRWVAKNIVAAGLADRAEIQVAYAIGKAAPVGLFVETFGTEKVDPAKIQAAITEVFDLRPAAIIRDLDLLRPIYAPTAAYGHFGRTDVDLPWERTDRAPALKDAAKA, from the coding sequence GTGACCGCTAATCGAAGGCTGTTCACCAGTGAGTCCGTCACGGAGGGCCACCCGGACAAGATGTGTGACGCGATCAGCGACACCATCCTGGACGCCCTGCTTGCCGCGGACCCCCGGAGCCGGGTCGCGGTGGAATCGCTCATCACCACCGGTCAGGTGCACGTCGCCGGCGAGGTGACCACCGAGGCGTACGTGGACGTGCCGACTCTCGTGCGCGACCGCATTCTGGAGATCGGCTACGACTCGTCGGCCAAGGGCTTCGACGGTGCGTCGTGCGGGGTCAACGTGGCCATCGGTTCGCAGTCGCCCGACATCGCCCAGGGTGTGGACACGGCGTACGAGACGCGCCTCGACCAGGCCCTCGACGAGCTCGACCGCCAGGGTGCGGGCGACCAGGGTCTGATGTTCGGCTACGCGTGCTCGGACACCCCGGAGCTGATGCCGCTGCCCATCGCGTTGGCCCACCGCCTGTCGCGCAGGCTCACCGAGGTGCGCAAGGACGGCACCGTGCCCTACCTGCGGCCCGACGGCAAGACGCAGGTGACCATCGAGTACGAGGGCGACCGCCCGGTGCGGCTGGACACCGTGGTCATCTCCAGCCAGCACGCCGAGGGCATCGACCTCGACGGCATGCTGGCCCGCGACCTGGTGCAGCACGTCATCGAGCCCGAGGTCGCGTCCCTGGGGTTGGACGCCTCCGAGCCGCGCACCCTGATCAACCCGACGGGACGGTTCGTGGTGGGTGGTCCGATGGGTGACGCGGGCCTGACCGGGCGCAAGATCATCGTGGACACCTACGGCGGTATGGCGCGCCACGGTGGTGGTGCGTTCTCGGGCAAGGACCCGTCGAAGGTGGACCGCTCGGCGGCGTACGCGATGCGCTGGGTCGCCAAGAACATCGTGGCCGCGGGGTTGGCCGACCGCGCCGAGATCCAGGTGGCGTACGCGATCGGGAAGGCGGCGCCGGTGGGGTTGTTCGTCGAGACGTTCGGCACCGAGAAGGTGGATCCGGCCAAGATCCAGGCCGCGATCACGGAAGTGTTCGACCTGCGTCCGGCGGCCATCATCCGGGATCTGGACCTGTTGCGTCCGATCTACGCGCCGACGGCCGCCTACGGTCACTTCGGCCGGACCGACGTCGACCTGCCGTGGGAACGCACCGACCGCGCGCCCGCGCTGAAGGACGCCGCGAAGGCGTGA
- a CDS encoding helix-turn-helix domain-containing protein: protein MVEVSHVVAEWAFTQGLKKLREASENSNQSEIARRIGKSRATIGHYEMGRYLPSHDSLEIMLDAYGHGDRATYYRELRDRVEMHSPDWWEDEFPEHFPPQSMALLAGFEYSATDLRTFEPQHVPELLQTPAYAEALLRAELADHRADQLTLHLRMLRGRQAILNRADPPRIACVLGEAALRSPVGGPLVHGEQIAALVSFANRENVDIRVLPDSSGRPAGGASGFTELLLPPDIIQDFSDVVYVATPVDRIHYESPDALAVFRELWDRVWAAALPAEDSVELMADLARRLTKDAS, encoded by the coding sequence TTGGTCGAAGTGAGCCACGTCGTCGCGGAGTGGGCGTTCACCCAAGGTCTGAAGAAGCTGCGCGAAGCCAGCGAGAACTCCAACCAGAGCGAGATCGCTCGCCGAATCGGCAAGAGCCGCGCGACCATCGGCCACTACGAGATGGGCCGCTACCTGCCGAGCCACGACAGCCTCGAGATCATGCTCGACGCCTACGGCCACGGTGACCGCGCCACCTATTACCGGGAGCTGCGCGACCGGGTCGAGATGCACTCGCCCGACTGGTGGGAGGACGAGTTCCCCGAACACTTCCCGCCTCAGTCCATGGCGCTGCTCGCGGGGTTCGAGTACTCGGCGACAGACCTGCGGACCTTCGAACCGCAGCACGTACCGGAGCTGCTGCAGACCCCCGCCTATGCCGAAGCCCTGCTGCGCGCCGAACTCGCCGACCACCGTGCCGATCAGCTGACGCTGCACCTGCGCATGCTGCGAGGCCGGCAGGCGATCCTCAACCGCGCCGACCCGCCCCGCATCGCGTGCGTTCTGGGCGAGGCGGCGTTGCGCAGCCCGGTCGGAGGCCCGCTGGTTCACGGCGAACAGATCGCGGCACTCGTGTCGTTCGCGAATCGGGAGAACGTCGACATCCGCGTGCTGCCGGACAGCAGCGGCAGGCCCGCCGGCGGGGCGAGCGGGTTCACGGAACTCCTGCTGCCGCCCGACATCATCCAGGACTTCTCCGACGTGGTGTACGTCGCCACACCGGTCGACCGCATTCACTACGAGAGCCCTGACGCTCTCGCCGTCTTCCGGGAACTGTGGGATCGGGTTTGGGCGGCCGCACTCCCCGCGGAAGACTCGGTCGAGCTGATGGCGGACCTCGCCCGCCGGCTCACCAAGGACGCCTCCTGA
- a CDS encoding helix-turn-helix domain-containing protein, which translates to MRRVRKLRGLTQYQLADRLAELSNNSSVSRDEVARWERGKRVPGPYWRQWLSVALDVPSEQLLEAVRCGRLRRAAG; encoded by the coding sequence ATGCGGCGGGTCCGCAAGCTACGGGGGTTGACGCAGTATCAACTCGCCGATCGGCTGGCCGAACTGTCGAACAACTCCAGCGTGAGCCGCGACGAGGTCGCTCGCTGGGAGCGGGGCAAGCGAGTCCCCGGTCCCTACTGGCGGCAGTGGCTCAGTGTCGCGCTCGACGTGCCGTCGGAGCAATTGCTCGAGGCGGTCCGATGCGGCCGGCTGAGGCGGGCGGCGGGGTGA
- a CDS encoding IclR family transcriptional regulator: MPARRGQGQHGATDTTPDRGEERDYTVRAVERVCSILNLLQESVEGVSLIEVAQETALPKSSAFRYLWTLEAHRYVERDSSSGLYRLGLGFVGMQSRHLEVLRERARPWLEKLRDEFGETVNLAILDGDHVVYLDVVESRKQVRFASARGSREALLSSALGWAIASRLAEQRMREVAHHTTAEDDEGAALLHDLTTVRRRGYVTSDDDDSRCVAAPLQGTRLPVAIGISAPAARFSAADAEKAATRLLDVTREIATNPIPEQRTGAANTRS, translated from the coding sequence GTGCCAGCACGACGCGGCCAGGGACAACACGGCGCCACGGACACGACCCCCGACAGGGGGGAGGAGCGCGACTACACCGTTCGCGCGGTCGAGCGTGTCTGTTCAATTCTCAACCTGTTGCAGGAATCGGTCGAAGGCGTGTCCCTCATCGAGGTCGCCCAGGAAACCGCGCTACCGAAGTCGTCCGCGTTCCGCTACCTGTGGACCCTGGAGGCGCATCGCTACGTCGAACGCGACAGCTCCAGCGGCCTCTACCGGCTGGGTCTGGGCTTCGTCGGGATGCAGTCACGCCACCTGGAGGTACTGCGCGAACGCGCCCGCCCCTGGCTCGAGAAGCTGCGAGACGAGTTCGGCGAAACGGTCAATCTTGCCATTCTGGACGGCGACCACGTGGTGTATCTCGACGTCGTGGAGAGCCGGAAGCAAGTGCGATTCGCGTCGGCGCGAGGCTCCCGCGAAGCGCTGTTGTCCTCCGCGCTCGGCTGGGCCATCGCGAGCCGGCTGGCCGAACAACGCATGCGCGAAGTGGCCCACCACACGACCGCCGAGGACGACGAGGGCGCCGCACTGTTGCACGACCTCACGACGGTTCGCCGGCGCGGGTACGTGACCAGCGACGACGACGACAGCAGATGCGTCGCCGCCCCACTGCAGGGCACTCGCCTCCCGGTCGCCATCGGCATCTCGGCCCCCGCCGCCCGGTTCTCGGCCGCCGACGCGGAGAAGGCCGCCACGAGGCTCCTCGACGTGACCCGGGAGATCGCCACCAACCCGATTCCGGAGCAGCGCACGGGCGCCGCGAACACGCGCTCCTGA
- a CDS encoding GntR family transcriptional regulator translates to MNGPERKKYNPDNKTGYEYVLLADHLAGLIDRGEWPVGSRIPGERALSEEYGVALDTVRKATKILRERGLVQTLKSKGTFVAPQE, encoded by the coding sequence ATGAACGGTCCCGAACGGAAGAAGTACAACCCCGACAACAAGACCGGCTACGAGTACGTCCTCCTCGCCGACCACCTCGCCGGCCTCATCGACCGCGGCGAGTGGCCGGTCGGCAGTCGCATCCCCGGCGAACGCGCACTCTCCGAGGAGTACGGCGTCGCACTCGACACGGTCCGCAAGGCCACGAAGATCCTCCGGGAGCGGGGCCTGGTGCAGACGTTGAAGTCCAAGGGCACCTTCGTCGCACCCCAGGAGTGA